The following proteins are encoded in a genomic region of Paenibacillus sp. FSL R7-0273:
- a CDS encoding GerAB/ArcD/ProY family transporter, with protein MNGKIGTAQAAMLVISTILPTATVVLPVIISNYAEQDAPLSIILSTLAGLIVAVIVGTVISLNKGAPFIPWVGEKSSPVAAVILGLLLLQFYLDTTAAILREFVNFIKDNVLLNTPVTVLVILIVLISIYMVRQGIESIARVNTIVILLFIFFVPLFIFGLIHEMDVHQLLPVFDHSLAALTLASITPTTWMSEVAVLLFLAPYLRFPQKARLAGVTGLLFVSLLMMFSLVTALMVFGPEFIKLNAYPGFSAAGVVHIGKFFEKLDILFISYWVMSIYLKFAIFLFVTVECFKQTFQVSSSRPFIGALGLVIALECLFTWQNMDKLNLYNKEGRFVTFFLFNVLVPLAAIALHRFGRSKAKQKECET; from the coding sequence ATGAACGGAAAAATCGGCACCGCACAGGCAGCCATGCTTGTGATCAGCACGATCCTTCCAACCGCAACCGTGGTGCTCCCCGTGATCATAAGCAATTACGCTGAACAGGATGCCCCCCTGTCCATCATCCTGTCCACTCTTGCCGGGCTGATCGTTGCTGTTATTGTGGGAACTGTAATCAGCCTGAACAAAGGCGCTCCCTTCATCCCATGGGTCGGTGAAAAAAGCTCGCCTGTGGCAGCCGTTATACTCGGCCTGCTCCTGCTGCAGTTCTATCTGGATACAACCGCCGCCATCTTACGGGAGTTCGTGAATTTTATTAAAGACAATGTGCTGCTGAATACCCCCGTAACCGTCCTGGTTATCCTGATTGTGCTCATCTCCATTTACATGGTCAGGCAGGGGATCGAATCCATTGCCAGAGTGAACACGATTGTAATCCTGCTATTCATCTTTTTCGTGCCGCTGTTCATCTTCGGCCTGATCCATGAAATGGATGTCCACCAGCTGCTGCCGGTATTCGACCATTCCCTGGCGGCACTGACTCTGGCCAGTATTACGCCTACTACCTGGATGTCAGAGGTAGCTGTTCTGCTGTTTCTTGCGCCCTATCTCCGGTTTCCGCAAAAAGCACGGCTGGCCGGAGTGACCGGCCTTCTCTTTGTATCCCTGCTCATGATGTTCTCCCTGGTCACTGCCCTAATGGTCTTTGGTCCGGAGTTTATTAAGCTTAACGCCTATCCGGGCTTCTCAGCCGCCGGCGTGGTGCATATCGGCAAGTTTTTTGAGAAGCTGGATATTCTGTTCATTTCGTATTGGGTGATGTCCATCTATCTCAAATTCGCCATCTTCCTGTTCGTTACCGTCGAGTGCTTCAAGCAGACCTTCCAGGTAAGCAGCAGCCGGCCGTTTATCGGCGCCCTTGGACTGGTGATTGCCCTGGAGTGCCTGTTCACCTGGCAGAACATGGACAAGCTGAACCTGTACAACAAGGAAGGGCGCTTCGTGACCTTCTTCCTGTTCAATGTGCTTGTGCCGTTGGCAGCCATTGCCCTTCACCGGTTCGGGCGCTCCAAGGCCAAACAAAAGGAGTGTGAAACATGA
- a CDS encoding spore germination protein yields the protein MSARSKQGREQDPDPVELLIPAPSPLSPSLDEALQEISSRTGASPDIVIRRFASESLSPLPLAFIYIDGLVSADLVNQTVLQPLMDYVSPGSSAVAADDAYLLVKDRLLPVGGVKEGKTIEHMLALLFEGYTLILFGGLCKALAADTSGWEKRSVNEPTSQGVIRGPKEGFTESLRVGTSMLRRRLKTSDLRIEEYKIGQRTQTGVALVYLEGLASAEVLAEIRRRLNGIITDSILESNYIEEFIQDGGLTPFPTIQNTERPDAVAGGILEGQVGIIIDGTPFALLAPSTFFNFFQSSEDYYQRYDISSFLRLIRYGAFFVSMLLPALYIAVTTFHQEMLPTTLLISLAAQREGVPFPALAEALLMELTFDVLREAGVRMPRTIGPAISIVGALVLGQAAVSAGLVSAAMVIVVSFTAISNFVIPSLAIANSIRLIRFLLMLTAATLGLFGIMSFMMVLLIHMAGLYSFGVPYLSPVAPMIPRYLKDIFIRVPLWSMPLRPKTYLGKETRRQGPGQKPQSHEEQQKKAQLTGRNTHPKEEEPQ from the coding sequence TTGTCCGCCCGTTCCAAGCAAGGCCGCGAGCAAGACCCAGATCCTGTCGAACTCCTTATCCCTGCCCCCAGCCCGCTCAGTCCGTCACTGGATGAAGCCCTGCAGGAAATCAGCAGCAGAACAGGCGCAAGCCCGGATATTGTCATCCGCAGATTCGCCAGCGAATCATTAAGCCCGCTCCCGCTGGCTTTTATCTATATCGACGGTCTGGTCAGCGCCGATCTCGTGAATCAGACCGTGCTGCAGCCGCTGATGGATTATGTCTCACCCGGGAGCAGTGCGGTTGCCGCAGATGACGCCTATCTGCTCGTCAAAGACCGGCTGCTGCCGGTCGGCGGTGTCAAGGAGGGCAAGACCATTGAGCATATGCTGGCCCTTCTGTTCGAAGGCTACACGCTTATCCTGTTCGGCGGGCTGTGTAAGGCGCTGGCTGCGGATACCTCCGGCTGGGAGAAGCGGAGTGTCAATGAGCCGACCTCCCAGGGAGTCATCCGCGGTCCTAAGGAGGGCTTCACCGAAAGCCTTCGGGTCGGCACCTCCATGCTGAGACGGCGGCTCAAAACCTCCGACCTCCGGATAGAAGAATACAAAATCGGACAGCGAACCCAGACCGGTGTAGCCCTCGTCTACCTTGAGGGTCTGGCCAGCGCCGAGGTGCTGGCTGAAATCCGCCGCCGGCTGAACGGAATCATTACCGACAGTATTCTGGAGAGTAATTATATCGAGGAATTTATCCAGGACGGCGGGCTGACCCCCTTTCCTACCATTCAGAATACCGAGCGGCCGGATGCGGTGGCCGGAGGGATACTGGAGGGCCAGGTCGGGATCATTATTGACGGTACACCCTTTGCCCTACTGGCGCCCTCCACCTTTTTCAACTTTTTTCAGTCCAGTGAGGATTACTACCAGCGTTACGACATCTCATCCTTTCTGCGGCTGATCCGCTATGGCGCATTTTTCGTATCCATGCTGCTGCCTGCCCTGTATATTGCGGTGACTACCTTTCACCAGGAAATGCTGCCTACTACGCTGCTGATCAGTCTGGCTGCCCAGCGTGAAGGGGTGCCGTTTCCTGCGCTGGCCGAAGCGCTGCTGATGGAGCTGACGTTCGACGTGCTCCGTGAGGCGGGAGTGCGGATGCCGCGGACCATCGGTCCGGCGATCTCCATTGTCGGGGCGCTGGTGCTGGGGCAGGCAGCGGTGTCTGCCGGCCTGGTATCGGCGGCAATGGTTATTGTTGTTTCTTTTACAGCGATCTCCAACTTCGTTATTCCTTCCTTGGCCATCGCTAACTCTATCCGGCTGATCCGCTTTTTGCTGATGCTGACTGCCGCTACGCTGGGCTTGTTCGGAATCATGTCCTTCATGATGGTGCTGCTGATTCATATGGCAGGCCTGTACTCGTTCGGCGTTCCGTACCTGTCTCCGGTTGCACCGATGATTCCCCGCTATCTCAAGGACATTTTTATCCGTGTACCGCTCTGGAGCATGCCGCTGCGGCCCAAGACCTATCTGGGCAAGGAAACCCGCCGGCAGGGGCCGGGCCAGAAGCCGCAATCCCATGAGGAGCAGCAGAAGAAGGCACAGCTGACCGGCCGGAACACACACCCCAAGGAGGAGGAGCCGCAATGA
- a CDS encoding histidine phosphatase family protein, with amino-acid sequence MTTTIGLIRHGSTLWNKEGRIQGHTDNPLDEEGLQQAAEIAERLSAEEWELVYSSDMLRARQTAEVIAAKLGLTVAGLLPGIREMHGGLLEGTTEQERVERWGQEWRTLELGLEKNDSGRQRGCRAIEEVAARHPGQRVLVVSHGAILRSTLGGLVPGLDLSRLLKNTSLTRIIKDGETWTCDLYNCVRHHG; translated from the coding sequence ATGACAACAACAATAGGTCTGATCCGGCATGGCAGCACCTTATGGAATAAAGAAGGCCGCATTCAGGGCCACACGGATAATCCGCTTGATGAAGAGGGCCTGCAGCAGGCGGCAGAAATTGCAGAACGGCTAAGTGCTGAGGAATGGGAGCTGGTCTATTCGAGTGATATGCTTAGAGCCAGGCAGACTGCAGAGGTAATCGCAGCCAAACTTGGCCTTACGGTGGCAGGTCTGCTGCCGGGAATCCGCGAGATGCACGGCGGGCTGCTGGAGGGTACAACGGAGCAGGAGCGTGTAGAGCGCTGGGGGCAGGAATGGAGAACACTGGAGCTTGGCCTGGAGAAAAATGATTCGGGGCGTCAGAGAGGCTGCAGGGCAATTGAAGAGGTCGCCGCGCGGCATCCCGGACAGCGTGTGCTGGTGGTCAGTCACGGCGCAATTCTGCGCAGTACGCTTGGCGGGCTTGTGCCCGGGCTTGACCTGAGCCGGCTGCTGAAGAACACGTCGCTCACCCGGATTATCAAGGACGGAGAGACGTGGACCTGCGATCTCTATAATTGTGTGAGGCATCACGGATAA
- a CDS encoding GerAB/ArcD/ProY family transporter — MPKKEQVSALQIAFMVMLFEIGSTPLFLLGGKAKQDSWLAMCAGSLAGLLLLLLLLWIQHRSPDLDLIGMLRLHFGKAAGSGIGWLYCLYFAYQSMRNVRDLGELTSLTLLQTTPMPVTMLVFILIALYAIWKGAAVLFRLPEVLLPLVLFFYGVLVVLLGIMGNIDFSRLTPVFEDGLKPILSAALPDIVSFPFGQMLVFLMLWSLWEKPGVPAKNTLTAYVAISVFLIFMNALNAAVLGPTVAGISQLPFLKTVRTLSNLQFVERLDILVTIQLFIGLLIKMMLFYFCAVKGVSGLTGKSVQRWAFPVGMVIYGASFLERDYTQHIAVGLGPSLKLDPLFQVAVPLLLAVLILLRSRRQNRKTSEE, encoded by the coding sequence ATGCCAAAAAAAGAACAGGTGTCAGCCCTGCAAATCGCTTTTATGGTCATGCTGTTCGAGATCGGCAGCACGCCGCTGTTCCTGCTTGGCGGCAAGGCTAAGCAGGACTCCTGGCTGGCCATGTGCGCCGGTTCGCTGGCCGGTCTTCTTCTGCTCCTGCTGCTGCTGTGGATTCAGCACCGTTCACCGGACCTTGACCTGATCGGCATGCTGCGGCTTCATTTCGGGAAAGCCGCCGGTTCCGGCATCGGCTGGCTATACTGCCTGTATTTCGCCTACCAGTCCATGCGCAATGTCCGGGATTTGGGTGAGCTGACCTCCTTAACCCTGCTGCAGACCACCCCCATGCCGGTCACGATGCTGGTTTTTATCCTGATTGCGCTGTACGCGATATGGAAAGGGGCCGCTGTGCTGTTCCGGCTGCCCGAGGTGCTGCTTCCGCTGGTGCTGTTTTTCTACGGGGTGCTGGTGGTGCTGCTGGGGATTATGGGCAATATTGATTTCAGCCGCCTGACCCCGGTTTTTGAGGACGGCCTTAAGCCGATTCTTAGTGCGGCGCTGCCGGATATCGTCTCTTTTCCCTTCGGGCAGATGCTTGTATTCCTGATGCTGTGGTCCTTATGGGAGAAACCCGGGGTTCCGGCAAAAAATACACTCACCGCCTACGTCGCCATCAGCGTGTTCCTCATCTTTATGAATGCGCTCAATGCTGCCGTTCTCGGGCCTACAGTTGCGGGGATCAGCCAGCTGCCTTTTCTGAAAACAGTCCGGACCTTATCCAATCTGCAATTTGTAGAACGGCTCGATATTCTGGTCACAATTCAGCTGTTCATCGGGCTGCTGATCAAGATGATGCTGTTCTATTTCTGCGCGGTCAAGGGAGTCAGCGGGCTGACCGGCAAATCCGTGCAGCGCTGGGCATTTCCTGTCGGTATGGTCATCTACGGCGCGTCCTTTCTCGAACGTGACTATACCCAGCATATTGCCGTCGGCCTCGGCCCCAGCCTGAAGCTCGACCCGCTGTTCCAGGTGGCGGTCCCGCTGCTGCTGGCAGTATTGATTCTGCTGCGCAGCCGGAGGCAGAACCGGAAAACTTCTGAAGAGTGA
- a CDS encoding Ger(x)C family spore germination protein: protein MKLWKQTACLLLCIPLLSALLTGCWDDRELNELGITSGSAYDWEDNQWKATYQVINPSSGASGMGGSGGGSTTSPPFVTFTVKGRTIMEAIERTNLTSTREMFFSHSRITVLGESVAKQGINQLIDMFLRKQDARETVYVFLSQGEAGDILDQLMQLTKNQGAGIQLMIEQESRLVSYYPGVRIYELAMALSSESGSAVLPEIQLTGKQIMDETGETGRTDLPSRLALGKLGVLKGDKLIGWLNQEQAFGLSFLTGKVNSATLAFPSDPKAGDTPDASFILQNASTTVHPVWDKDHYIMDIHIKGSGVLTELGSAMDLNDRASIAGMEQSIEQKVLELVNSSWTEVRRLGADVTGFAVRIHRSDRKRWKTIERDKSWDSIFRDIEIRPRVSIKIERTGLINKSFKSVQQK from the coding sequence ATGAAGCTGTGGAAGCAGACCGCCTGTCTGCTGCTCTGTATCCCCCTGCTGTCAGCCCTGCTTACCGGCTGCTGGGACGACCGGGAGCTGAATGAGCTCGGCATTACCTCCGGCTCGGCATATGACTGGGAGGATAACCAGTGGAAGGCCACCTATCAGGTTATCAATCCTTCTTCCGGTGCCAGCGGCATGGGCGGGAGCGGTGGCGGCAGCACAACCTCCCCGCCATTTGTCACCTTTACCGTCAAAGGAAGAACGATAATGGAGGCGATTGAGCGGACTAATCTGACCAGCACCCGCGAGATGTTTTTCTCCCACTCGCGAATTACCGTTCTGGGCGAATCGGTAGCGAAGCAGGGCATCAACCAGCTTATTGATATGTTTCTGCGCAAGCAGGATGCCAGGGAGACCGTATATGTCTTTCTGTCCCAGGGTGAAGCCGGAGATATTCTGGACCAGCTGATGCAGCTGACCAAGAACCAGGGCGCCGGCATCCAGCTGATGATTGAGCAGGAATCCCGGCTGGTCTCCTATTATCCCGGAGTGCGGATCTACGAGCTGGCGATGGCTTTGTCCTCCGAGTCAGGCAGCGCAGTGCTGCCGGAAATCCAGCTGACCGGCAAGCAGATTATGGATGAGACCGGTGAAACAGGCCGGACTGACCTGCCTTCACGGCTGGCGCTGGGGAAGCTGGGCGTATTGAAGGGGGACAAGCTGATCGGCTGGCTGAATCAGGAGCAGGCCTTCGGCCTGTCTTTTTTGACCGGCAAAGTTAATAGTGCGACCCTCGCCTTCCCCTCGGATCCGAAGGCAGGCGATACGCCCGATGCTTCATTTATCCTTCAGAACGCAAGCACCACTGTTCATCCTGTGTGGGATAAGGATCACTATATTATGGATATCCACATTAAGGGCAGCGGTGTATTGACGGAGCTGGGAAGCGCCATGGATCTCAATGACAGGGCTTCTATTGCCGGTATGGAGCAATCCATTGAACAGAAGGTGCTTGAGCTTGTTAACAGCTCCTGGACCGAGGTCCGGCGGCTGGGGGCCGATGTCACGGGATTCGCTGTCCGGATCCACCGCAGTGACCGTAAACGCTGGAAAACCATTGAACGGGATAAGAGCTGGGACAGCATCTTCCGCGATATCGAGATCCGGCCCCGGGTCTCCATCAAAATTGAACGGACCGGGCTCATCAACAAGTCCTTCAAATCCGTTCAGCAGAAGTAG
- a CDS encoding phosphodiester glycosidase family protein, with amino-acid sequence MLKKCSSLCLILLLLLSGLQPGSVASAAAAPKNAVFVDKASQSYIPLRFLNGLFGITSVLNPATKEIEISGGSASLLLTMGQASAKINGKAVTLTALPFSGNGTTYVPLSAVSSAMGIGLKWNKEAGSVTLSAAGEEAVLPVVSGALVKPEAPAAVSAKHTYKVGSRSFSVQTVTVPLMHPSVRLDAVLAGNTVGKTEALGSIAKRSGAVAAINGTFFDAYTSGAYKAPYGYIVSGGKMLKNSPGDKRAVFAYDSNLLAELIPGSEFSARYQSGSIEGAIQAGPRLLVNGAVSLNVTAEGFRDPKILTGGGARSALGITRDHKLILLTTGGATIPQLAQIMKQAGAYQAMNLDGGASSGMYYNGKYLTTPGRLISNALVVTK; translated from the coding sequence ATGCTTAAAAAATGCTCGTCCCTCTGTCTGATTCTGCTGCTCCTGTTATCCGGGCTGCAGCCCGGTTCTGTTGCTTCGGCAGCAGCAGCCCCAAAAAATGCCGTCTTCGTAGACAAAGCCAGCCAGTCTTACATTCCGCTGCGTTTTCTGAACGGACTCTTCGGCATTACCTCGGTTCTGAATCCGGCAACGAAGGAAATTGAAATCTCCGGAGGGAGCGCCTCCCTTCTTCTAACCATGGGCCAAGCCTCCGCTAAGATTAACGGAAAAGCCGTAACCCTCACCGCTCTGCCCTTCAGCGGGAACGGCACGACCTATGTACCGCTGTCTGCCGTCAGTTCGGCAATGGGCATCGGTCTGAAATGGAACAAAGAGGCAGGCTCCGTTACACTGTCAGCGGCCGGAGAAGAAGCCGTCCTGCCTGTGGTAAGCGGCGCACTGGTCAAGCCGGAAGCGCCGGCGGCAGTCAGCGCCAAGCATACATATAAGGTTGGCTCCAGATCATTCAGTGTCCAGACCGTAACAGTACCTCTGATGCACCCCTCCGTCCGCCTGGATGCCGTACTTGCCGGCAATACTGTCGGTAAGACAGAAGCGCTTGGCAGCATTGCCAAGCGCAGCGGAGCCGTTGCAGCCATTAACGGAACGTTCTTCGATGCCTATACCAGCGGAGCTTACAAAGCTCCATACGGATACATTGTCAGCGGCGGCAAGATGCTGAAGAACAGCCCCGGCGACAAACGGGCCGTCTTTGCCTACGACAGTAATCTGCTGGCCGAGCTGATTCCGGGAAGTGAATTCAGCGCCAGGTATCAGAGCGGCAGCATTGAAGGGGCAATCCAGGCCGGTCCAAGACTGCTGGTCAACGGTGCTGTATCCCTGAATGTTACCGCCGAAGGCTTCAGGGACCCCAAAATCCTCACCGGCGGCGGCGCCCGCAGTGCACTCGGTATTACCCGGGATCATAAGCTGATTCTGCTGACAACCGGCGGAGCTACCATCCCGCAGCTGGCCCAGATCATGAAGCAGGCCGGCGCTTATCAGGCAATGAATCTGGACGGCGGCGCCTCCAGCGGTATGTATTACAACGGTAAGTACCTTACTACTCCGGGGCGCCTGATCAGCAATGCGCTTGTCGTCACCAAGTAA